The following proteins are co-located in the Desulfoscipio sp. XC116 genome:
- a CDS encoding peptidoglycan DD-metalloendopeptidase family protein, producing the protein MRKGVVDIQSDIHQLINKLVSAWKGIIGSRPAIKTLTLLGIPVLVVCVFFSLSRCAVVWGGEVVVVARDRQIAEAAVKDYFEQMEKTAGMPVKINEDTIKYRPTWRLGAVEDKKEIQLCLAAKLDCQYEASGIFVDGKKIVAVKDKTVGREVLDKILSTYGDDEQCKVSFKQKVDIKPVTVGGHDLMDAEQAIEHIQFGGVDVRKYGVKEGDTLWDVAVAAKLPVEELIAANPDLTPETMQIGQEIKISSPAPLLDVIATYKDTQQEEVLYRVQEKIDENLYWGEQKLVQKGSPGRREVVYEVTLENGLETDREVLQQKTIEDSVPQIIAKGNKKLLAFRGGNGRLAYPAVGAIVSPFGERWGRMHEGVDIAANYGSPVVAAEAGTVQRTDYRGGYGLCVDISHGSGVVTRYAHLSSVAVKPGQRVDRSQFIGRTGSSGNSTGPHLHFEVIVNDVHKNPALFI; encoded by the coding sequence TTGCGCAAAGGAGTGGTTGATATTCAAAGTGATATACATCAATTAATTAATAAGCTGGTATCGGCTTGGAAGGGAATAATCGGTTCCCGCCCGGCTATAAAAACATTGACGTTACTGGGTATTCCCGTGCTTGTTGTTTGTGTTTTCTTCAGCCTTTCCCGCTGTGCCGTGGTGTGGGGCGGTGAGGTCGTAGTGGTAGCCCGAGACCGCCAAATTGCTGAAGCAGCGGTTAAGGATTACTTTGAACAAATGGAAAAGACAGCGGGGATGCCTGTAAAAATAAATGAGGATACTATTAAGTATCGTCCCACCTGGCGATTAGGTGCGGTGGAGGATAAAAAGGAAATACAGCTTTGTCTGGCCGCTAAATTGGACTGTCAATATGAGGCCAGCGGTATTTTTGTGGACGGTAAAAAAATCGTAGCGGTTAAGGATAAAACAGTTGGCCGGGAAGTGTTGGATAAAATTTTAAGTACCTATGGTGATGATGAGCAATGTAAGGTGTCATTTAAACAAAAGGTGGATATTAAGCCGGTAACTGTTGGTGGGCATGATTTAATGGACGCTGAACAGGCGATTGAGCATATTCAGTTTGGTGGCGTAGATGTTAGGAAGTACGGGGTGAAGGAAGGGGATACGCTGTGGGATGTCGCTGTGGCGGCCAAGCTGCCCGTGGAGGAATTAATAGCGGCGAACCCGGACTTAACGCCGGAGACTATGCAAATCGGGCAGGAAATAAAAATATCCAGTCCTGCGCCACTGCTTGATGTAATAGCCACTTATAAAGATACACAACAGGAAGAAGTGCTTTATCGGGTGCAGGAAAAGATTGACGAGAACCTCTACTGGGGCGAGCAAAAACTTGTGCAAAAGGGCAGCCCCGGCCGGCGGGAAGTGGTTTATGAAGTGACTCTGGAAAACGGCCTGGAAACAGACCGTGAGGTTTTGCAGCAAAAAACAATTGAAGATTCGGTGCCACAGATTATCGCCAAAGGCAATAAAAAATTACTTGCTTTTCGGGGCGGTAATGGGCGCCTTGCTTACCCCGCCGTAGGGGCTATTGTGTCACCTTTTGGTGAACGCTGGGGAAGGATGCATGAGGGAGTTGATATTGCGGCCAATTATGGCAGCCCGGTGGTGGCGGCGGAGGCCGGCACGGTACAGCGTACCGATTATCGGGGGGGATACGGGCTTTGTGTTGATATTAGTCATGGCAGTGGCGTGGTGACCCGTTATGCGCACCTTTCCTCGGTGGCGGTAAAACCCGGACAGCGTGTGGATAGAAGCCAGTTTATCGGCCGGACCGGTTCGTCGGGTAATTCTACCGGGCCGCACCTGCATTTTGAGGTTATAGTTAACGATGTACATAAGAACCCCGCCTTATTTATTTAA
- the scfB gene encoding thioether cross-link-forming SCIFF peptide maturase, with protein sequence MIHAFSFDGTNIVLDVNSNAVHEVDGPTLRIIQDYEAMPETDLINKYGPEYGNGAVREILQEIRDLKDNGLLFSPDPLPDGYRPPEGETVKALCLNLAHDCNLRCRYCFASQGDFGGRRELMSAEVGRAALDFLMWASGSRRHVEVDFFGGEPLMNWGVLVDLVKYGRLRAGEAGKEIKFTLTTNVTLLNREMQQFIGDHDLAVVLSIDGRPEVHDRMRVTATGGGSYRRIMDKIMEFTSSSYCREYIIRGTYTRYNLDFCADVKHLAEAGLNHISVEPVVAGSETDYAFKDEDIPVLLEEYDKLTRYLLKRQCQGRPLDFFHFNIDLEDGPCLPKRLTGCSAGSEYLAVVPGGALYPCHQFVGKDNFQVGTVFEGVVKKNMANIFRNAHIYNKKACRECWAKFHCSGGCHANAYAFNGDMLKPYRMGCALARKRLECALYLKVKTRKL encoded by the coding sequence TTGATCCATGCTTTTTCCTTTGACGGCACTAATATAGTGTTGGATGTCAATAGCAATGCCGTGCATGAGGTGGATGGGCCCACTCTGCGGATTATTCAAGATTACGAAGCCATGCCGGAAACGGATCTAATCAATAAATACGGGCCTGAGTACGGAAACGGTGCCGTAAGGGAAATACTCCAGGAAATAAGGGACTTAAAGGACAACGGACTGCTTTTTTCCCCGGATCCGCTGCCGGATGGATACCGGCCTCCGGAGGGAGAGACGGTCAAGGCGTTGTGTCTGAATCTGGCCCACGACTGTAATTTGCGCTGCCGCTATTGTTTCGCCAGTCAAGGTGATTTCGGCGGCCGGCGCGAATTAATGTCGGCGGAAGTAGGCCGGGCCGCTCTTGATTTTTTAATGTGGGCTTCCGGCAGCCGCCGGCATGTAGAAGTGGATTTTTTCGGCGGTGAGCCGCTGATGAACTGGGGCGTGCTGGTCGACCTGGTTAAGTATGGAAGATTGCGGGCCGGGGAAGCGGGCAAGGAGATTAAGTTTACCCTGACCACTAACGTAACCTTGCTTAACCGGGAAATGCAGCAATTTATCGGTGATCACGATCTGGCGGTAGTTCTTTCCATTGACGGGCGTCCCGAAGTGCATGACCGCATGCGGGTTACCGCTACGGGCGGGGGCAGCTACCGGCGGATTATGGATAAAATTATGGAGTTTACGAGTTCATCCTATTGCCGGGAGTATATCATCAGAGGTACTTACACCCGTTATAACCTTGATTTCTGCGCGGATGTCAAGCATCTGGCCGAGGCGGGCTTAAATCATATTTCTGTGGAACCGGTGGTGGCCGGGTCCGAAACGGACTATGCTTTTAAGGATGAGGATATACCTGTATTGCTGGAGGAATATGATAAGCTGACCAGGTACTTGTTGAAAAGGCAGTGCCAGGGGCGACCACTGGATTTTTTCCACTTTAATATAGATTTGGAGGATGGCCCTTGTCTGCCCAAGCGGCTCACCGGCTGCAGCGCCGGGTCCGAATACCTGGCGGTGGTGCCCGGCGGAGCATTGTACCCCTGCCATCAGTTTGTAGGGAAAGATAATTTTCAGGTAGGTACGGTGTTTGAAGGTGTTGTCAAAAAAAACATGGCAAATATATTCCGCAATGCGCATATATATAATAAAAAAGCCTGTCGGGAGTGCTGGGCCAAGTTTCACTGCAGCGGAGGCTGTCATGCCAATGCTTATGCTTTTAATGGTGATATGCTGAAGCCCTATCGGATGGGGTGTGCGTTAGCCCGCAAAAGGCTGGAGTGTGCACTGTATCTCAAAGTTAAAACCCGTAAGCTATAA
- the scfA gene encoding six-cysteine ranthipeptide SCIFF yields MGKHIKTIAGRTLQSTVRGGGCGECQTSCQSACKTSCTVGNQACANKKKN; encoded by the coding sequence TTGGGCAAACATATTAAGACCATTGCCGGGCGGACGCTGCAAAGCACCGTGCGCGGCGGGGGGTGCGGCGAGTGCCAGACTTCTTGCCAGTCGGCCTGTAAGACCTCTTGTACTGTCGGCAACCAGGCCTGCGCTAATAAAAAGAAAAACTAA
- a CDS encoding nitroreductase, translated as MNETFKVIKNRRSIRTFKPEQISDSDLHEILEAALLAPNAMNQQKWHFTVVQNKDLLNKMVNVIKENILNSGNEFLIQRVSNPDYHTFYNAPTVILLSADENAQWVQIDCGLAAENITLTAESLNIGSCVITSAGLLFASEKGNKFKRELGIPEGYSFVCSVALGNKASEDPPAPPRNRDVINYVK; from the coding sequence ATGAATGAAACATTTAAGGTGATCAAAAATAGAAGAAGTATCCGCACCTTTAAGCCGGAACAAATATCCGATTCGGATCTGCATGAAATACTGGAAGCCGCCCTGCTTGCACCTAACGCTATGAATCAGCAAAAATGGCACTTTACCGTTGTACAAAATAAGGATCTGCTTAATAAAATGGTAAACGTAATAAAGGAGAATATATTAAATTCAGGTAATGAGTTTTTAATACAAAGAGTTAGCAATCCCGACTACCATACGTTTTATAATGCCCCCACGGTTATCTTACTCTCCGCGGATGAAAATGCTCAATGGGTTCAAATCGATTGCGGCCTTGCAGCTGAAAACATTACATTAACCGCGGAATCTTTAAATATCGGCTCATGTGTGATTACATCCGCCGGCTTACTTTTTGCTTCCGAAAAGGGTAATAAATTTAAAAGGGAATTGGGAATACCGGAAGGGTACAGCTTCGTTTGCTCAGTAGCCCTCGGTAACAAGGCTTCTGAAGACCCGCCAGCACCACCCAGAAATAGAGACGTCATCAATTATGTAAAATAG
- a CDS encoding adenylosuccinate synthase, with protein sequence MSTVVLVGAQWGDEGKGKVTDFLAQQAEMVVRYQGGNNAGHTVVADGQTYKLHLIPSGILYADKQCLIGNGVVIDPAVLLQELNALEQQGVSTANLRISPRAHVIFPYHKSIDTAEEKSKGNRKIGTTCRGIGPTYTDKAARVGIRITELMDREELAEKLRDILEVKNKVLSRLYGVEENFAYREMLDQYMGYADSLKKYIADVSVLVNEAVDRGARVLFEGAQGTLLDLDHGTYPYVTSSHPIAAAACLGAGLGPTKIKTVVGVAKAYITRVGEGPFPTELHDQLGELIRERGFEFGTTTGRPRRCGWYDAVIARYAARVNGLTYLAITKLDVLSGLERLKICTGYRYKGEIINEFPASLKLLAQCEPVYQEFPGWREDISAVTDFNELPQRAKDYLKNLEELSGVPVAIVGVGPGRAQTLVLKETF encoded by the coding sequence ATGTCTACGGTGGTATTGGTTGGAGCGCAATGGGGAGACGAGGGTAAAGGTAAGGTTACGGATTTTTTGGCTCAACAGGCTGAAATGGTGGTACGCTATCAGGGTGGGAACAATGCCGGACACACCGTGGTGGCGGACGGCCAGACATATAAGCTGCACTTAATTCCTTCGGGCATTTTATATGCGGATAAACAATGTCTAATTGGCAACGGAGTGGTAATCGACCCGGCTGTGCTGTTGCAGGAACTGAATGCTCTGGAACAACAGGGGGTAAGCACCGCTAATTTACGCATCAGTCCCCGGGCGCATGTGATTTTTCCATACCATAAGAGCATAGATACGGCCGAAGAAAAAAGTAAAGGCAACCGAAAAATCGGTACCACGTGCCGGGGTATTGGCCCAACTTACACCGATAAGGCCGCTCGGGTAGGTATACGCATAACGGAGCTGATGGACCGGGAAGAATTGGCTGAAAAACTACGTGATATATTAGAGGTTAAAAATAAGGTATTATCCCGTCTGTACGGGGTGGAGGAGAATTTTGCCTATCGGGAAATGCTGGATCAGTATATGGGGTATGCCGATAGTTTGAAAAAATATATAGCTGATGTTTCCGTACTGGTAAACGAGGCTGTCGACCGGGGCGCCAGGGTACTGTTTGAAGGTGCTCAGGGCACATTATTGGATCTTGACCACGGTACCTATCCTTATGTTACCTCGAGTCATCCTATTGCCGCTGCGGCTTGTCTGGGCGCCGGGCTTGGGCCTACTAAAATTAAAACGGTGGTGGGGGTAGCCAAGGCTTATATTACCAGGGTGGGTGAGGGGCCATTTCCCACTGAATTGCATGATCAATTGGGTGAGCTGATCCGGGAAAGAGGTTTTGAATTTGGCACCACCACCGGCCGCCCGCGCCGTTGTGGTTGGTATGACGCGGTTATAGCCCGTTATGCGGCCCGGGTTAATGGTTTGACTTACCTGGCTATTACTAAATTAGATGTGCTGTCAGGTCTTGAAAGATTAAAGATATGCACGGGTTATCGTTATAAGGGTGAAATTATCAATGAGTTTCCGGCCAGCTTAAAGTTACTGGCCCAGTGCGAGCCGGTATATCAGGAGTTTCCGGGTTGGCGGGAAGATATTTCAGCGGTAACCGATTTTAATGAATTGCCTCAAAGAGCTAAGGATTATTTGAAGAACCTGGAGGAATTATCAGGCGTGCCCGTAGCTATTGTGGGTGTTGGTCCGGGGCGTGCCCAGACATTGGTATTAAAGGAGACCTTTTAA